ACTATTAAAATCCTCACAAAAGATAACAAGGCTGGACAAATATAAGTTGTGCTGTTTGAAATCAAATATGACAGTATTTCTTTGTTATAAGCGTTTTTAAGTCTTGTAAGTGAGATGGTATGTCAGGTCAGGCCAGGTTGAATGAATAGTATGCAACCAGCAGAGGAAAATATACAATataacaaaaatgttttatcttttcttttcaggtATTACTACATTGCTTACAAAGCTCTagtgacagacacatacaacCTGAGGAACAATGTTCAGTTTTACCCTGCTCCTGCCCTTCCTATTGACGGTGCTGCCAACATGCCATGGAAGGCCTGTgcataaaaatgtgtttgtccAGATCAGAACTATCAGCAACAAAATTCAATCACATATTGATACGGTAAGACCCTGAACTAACAGATCTTCGATATTTTAATAACTTAGCAATTAGTATACTctgtaatgaaataaatgttcTTGCAAAGCAGCAAGAGAGGAGTACTGTCAGGTATACAggcaaagaagaagagaaatagAATGCTAATGTGAAGGAGACACAGATTGTTTTGTCTTGTCAAAAGTAGCAAGAAATGCTAGTATTGCTTCCTGCATCCTCAGCCTTACAGACCACCTGGCCAGTTTTGAATAAGTAGCAGCACATATAACTTGTCTTGCATTTCCTTCTGTTAATAAATGTTTGCCATTGTGCGGTGCAGTCTTCACTGTCTTTGATTAAAAATGTTGACTCTTCACATTAAAAAGTTTTCTgggcaaatgtttttttttttttttttacttcaggaCAATGACGTCTTATACTCACTTTTATATCTTCCCCCACAGAACCCCATCTCCTCAAAAATGATTTTCATGCTCCCGGACGTGGTACCAGATAAACAGCCCATCCAAGGCATTGGGTCAGTTGTGGAGACTCTAAGGGCCTTCCAGGCAATCTGGGACAGTCTTCAAGATCAGAACCCAGAGCTCAGTCCCGACCTCAGTCCCGACCTCAGCGGACTATGTCGCTACCTAGAGCGAGAGATGACCAACCGACACTGCCCTGCCAGGAAACCAAGGTCGTTCAAGGACCTGGACACCTTCCTGAAGAACCACCAAACCTACAGCACGCCCTTGAGGCAGGCAGTACTGCCGAGGCTGAAAGACTATATAAACAGACTCCTGCTGACTCCAGATACGCTTATGACATGTTGAACAGACAGCTGGCCCGTCATAACCACTTATGTATTTTTAAAATTCAGATTGTGATATTtaaattatttgttttgtgttttccaatACATATTTTACAGAGCTCAAGCTTGTTGTAACAGACTGTTCTCCAAGACCTTAACAGATGATCTTACAGGTCAATATgtggggggagtggggtgtCTCCTGTTCGACCTCACTCCCTTCTCAAGTACAATGTTGTACATCATTAAGTTATAATCTTGTTTTGCTCTTTTGCACATTGTGCTGGCACTGTGGCATGCAAAGGTCTTCTCTTCGTGTCTGAAGACACCATGCAATGTTGTCAGATTCATAATCAGAAATAAGTCTAGTTTTCTGATCTTAAAATCTTTTGTATTTTTCAATGACATGTGACCATTTCTATGACTTGTGGCATGTGGTtgccttttttttataaacaaatatgtatttgtatgtattttcatcagtctgtaATTTTATAAACAATATTGTGCAGGGTACAAAATAAACCTCTCTTTTTAGTTAAGTTGGTGTGGACCTCGTTGGAATTGCACTATTCAACATTAAACACAAGACATCCTCagtcaaacctacacacacgcaaacagaaaTGTTTGTCCAACTACCCCTGCAGTTTTACCTTGAggcagacataaacacacacacacacacacacacagcctctcttgGGTACAGCCTTACATGCTGCTGACTTCAGCTTTGAGCCTGTGCGGTGATGTCACAGTCTTTCCAGAAATCGGTCACTGCTCCCTGCCAGGAATCCTCAGGCCATTGATTTCATCACAGCCAGGCAGCTCTCCCAGCTTTATCACATTACTACTGTGACAACAGCTTTATAAAATCAAAACACTAACacatttgtgtacatttatgtAATTGATAGACAAAAAAGCGGTTTTGTAGGATGCTCAAATATATAGGAAGAGCGACTACACCAGAAAGACTGGTTTCATGTTCCACTCCCCCAACACATTTTCCTTTTCATTCTATTCGTCTATTTAAATACAGTGAGTTAGGTATGGATCACACATAAAACCTTGATCCTTGTCTGGCTGCATTGGTATGCTCCTTATTCTGGGACTTCAGAAGCACTTGTATTTTTTCAGGTTGACCTAGAATTGTTCTAGGGAGCGAAACAATCTCCAAATTCTTTTGAAACTGGCATGCTAACGTTTTTTAAAAGCATCAGATGGTGTGTAAAACATTAATGTGTGGGCCTGTCATGGACGGCAGACTGGATCTGGAATATGGAGGTTATGCAGTcactgtgtttgtacacagcacATAATCAAACGCTGAATGCAGACGCAACGTTCCTCTCGCAACATGATGTAAATCCACTGATATCTAAGTACTTTGAAAACAACCACCTGGTCACAGGTTTgaattttaaaaaaaaggacatATCCCTTTCCGGCAGATGCACAATGCCTTTTAAGGCACAAAGGGAAAGGCTGATCGGAACTGTTGCCCAATCTGAGGGTATCATAGGGCTCTGGGTATTTGCACGAGTGACATGACCTGGGTAATAAAGGGCAACGGATTGAAAAGTGTTCAAATTGGACTTCCGTTCCATGTGCAATGAATAAAATTATGATCACAGAAGTCAACCATACTGCCTTTACAGTAGCCAGTGGTTTTAAAAGTGAAACAGCTACTGTCGTTTCAAGAGGCCTAATAAAAGCACATTTACTACACTGAGCCAATGAGTGTACTTAGACAGACCAGGGTGATGGATCCATGAGTGTAGCGTGACTACGCAGTTTGTTGGGTAATATGGGCAAAAAACACTTCTGCAGAAGTGCAGTGAAAGGACAACGAATGCACGAGAGATGAGGTCACCCTGCACTTTGTGATTTGGTGTGGGtttagcaaaaaaaagaaaaaagaaaacttacAACCCTTGATTTCTTTAGCAGATGTTGACTACGTCCCAAGAGGaactgaaagagagacacatttCTACAGTAGCATTGCCCAATATGCTTGTTAGGTGCCACGCTTTGGACAGATGGAAGTAGTCAGCTGCTTTTAATTGGAATGGTGTGTATTGGCCCAAAAGCCTCAGGAAGTGCTGACAATATTCTTGGAAATGTGCAAAAGACTTGTCATCTAACAAAATAATTCTGGTCTAGGTTCAACAACATCCTGCCCATCTTGCCAGGACACTCAACATAGTTGGCTGTTTTCACCTGGAACTCTTGCGAACACTGGACACTCATACTTTTCTATGTGCAGCCAGTGTGGTAAATTATGTTTTAACAAGTTGCCATACAAACACGTTACGAAACATCAGACATCATAGACACACCATACTTTTCAAAATGTGGTCAGTCACGTTAATAAATTAACTtttgagaataataataatgacttgCCAGAACAGGGGTAGTTgaagttacatataacatataagaCCTCCACAATTAAGCCAGCTCTGGCCACAGATTTGACAACAAGGCcactattccctctctctgtctctgtctggagTAGCTCAGTTTCGTTTGTCCGAAAACCTGACTGGCAACCCGCCAGCTCATTCCCTGGCTTCTCTGACGGGTTTAAAGTTGAGCCTTGCAGAATACAGGAAGGCTTACAATGTGGCTTTACTAAATACCAGACTAAATTTACATTTAAGATCAACTTAAGTCACAAACAGTTTGTTGACAAAAGACTTACAATATTTAAGTTTGTCAAGACTCCCATTGAATTACTAATacaaaaaagtttgttttatttttccctgtAAATGATTCCAATTTACAGGAAGATGAGTGTCTCTGATGATCCTCAAaaaacaactctctctctcacacactctctctcacacacacacacacagacagagacacacacacactcacacagaccgaCTCAGCTGCTGAACCATTTGCTTTTCTTAATGACTGGGGTTTTGGCACTATTGCCCATTAACTTCCTCTTGTACTGTTGCACCAGGCTGTCGAATCGATCATCCTCCCTATTCCTCAACTGCTTCTTGCCCGCCTTGGCATtctgggaggggaaaaaaaacagccaaaaaCAACGTGTCACTCATTagacatgaaaataaaaacattcattcatctgaCTCAAGACCCCTCAAACCCACATCAAGGTTGTTTTTAACCATCACACATACCTTGGTTTTTGGCGTACCAGCAAAAACActaataaaaaattaaaaaaagcctACACACCTGTTTCTTAGGCTGTCTGACTTTCTCTAGACAGCGAACAGCCAGCTGCTCT
Above is a genomic segment from Clupea harengus chromosome 3, Ch_v2.0.2, whole genome shotgun sequence containing:
- the lepa gene encoding leptin a, giving the protein MFSFTLLLPFLLTVLPTCHGRPVHKNVFVQIRTISNKIQSHIDTNPISSKMIFMLPDVVPDKQPIQGIGSVVETLRAFQAIWDSLQDQNPELSPDLSPDLSGLCRYLEREMTNRHCPARKPRSFKDLDTFLKNHQTYSTPLRQAVLPRLKDYINRLLLTPDTLMTC